The DNA segment TTGGTGGTGGGTTGGATGGGGGTGAGATTGGGGTTGTGTAGGAGGCAACTATTCCCCAATAGTTGGAGGCAAGATTGGGGTTGGGTTGGATAGGAGGGTAACTATTTGCCGTGGATTGGATGGGAGCAAGATTGGGGTTGGGTTGAATGGGGGGTAACTATTTGCAGTGGGTTAGATGGGGCAAGATTAGGGTCGTGTGGGAGGCAACTATTGGGGTTGGGTTGAATAGGAGGTAACTATAGTCGGTGGGTTGGATGGTGGCAAGATTGGGGTTGTGGTGAAGGCAGTtactggggtggggttgggttatGGGAGCCAAGTATGGGGTTGGTTTGGATGGGAGGCAACTAATGGGGTTAggttggatggggtggggggcaaCCATAGGGTTGGGTGGGAAGAGCACCGATTGGGCCCCTTGACCATCTACAACGTTGGGGGGATGTTGGATCTTCCTGTGCGCACAACTGAATGCCATTAACCAATAATCTCAGAGCCCTGTGCGACTTGATAAGGCAACACATTACAATGCAAAtacagtccattcagcccattggctcAATGCTAGCACAGGTTACGAGAATCCCACCAGCCCCTATCCCCAACGTCCTACCCCATTCCCCTCTCCGAGCAACCTTCCCAACAGAAGGAAGGCCCAAAGATCATTGAGGGGGAGTGGTGATTATTAACAAATATTCGAAGCCCCCACCTCGTCGGGAGATAGCGGGATGGGTTGGTTGGAGAGGAGAGAGCGGGttacagaggagagagagaagcggggagggttggggggtaaTTCCGGAGCTCGGGAGtccgggcagctgaaggcacggggATTGGGGTCCGGTCAAGAGGCTGGgattggaggaggggggagattgtggagaggCGTAGGGGGTCATGGAGGTAGGGAGGGGCGTGGGGGGGTCACAGAGGTAGGGAGGGGCGTGGGGGGGTTACagaggtgggggggtgtgaggggggattACAGaggaggggggttacagaggtGGGGGCTTGTGAGGGAGGATTACAGAGGTGGGGGCGTGGGGGGGTTACAGAGGTAGGGGGTTCATGGGGGCAGATTACAGAGGTAGAGAGGGGTGTAGAGGGTCACATAGGTAGAGGGGTGTGAAGGGGGattacagaggcagggaggggcaTAGGGGGTCACAGAGGTAGGGGTGTGGGGGttacagaggtggggaggggtgtagggacaggagggggtcacagagagggaggggtgtaggggagggagggggtcacagacggggaggggtgtaggggagggagggggtcacagacggggtgtaggggagggagggggtcacagacggggaggggtgtaggggagggagggggtcacagacagggaggggtgtaggggagggagggggtcacagacggggtgtaggggagagagggggtcacaagagacggggaggggtgtaggggagggagggggtgacggggaggggtgtaggggctgtgTGTGGATTGCAGCCAGGCTGCACTGTTGCATGGACTGCCGTCCCTCTGCCACCCCCCTGCACTGCTGAGGGACCCCCGCAGCCGGGAAGCCGCCTGCACGTCTGCCTGTCCGCGGAGAGCTCCCTTCGCCAGCGATCGCAACCCCCGTCGCAGGAGTCCCAGCAGCTGCCGGACCCTCCTCCCCGCCCGGTGGGGGCGCTGCAGCCTCGCAGCTGACCGCCGCAGCAGGAAATGCGACGGGACGCctgaggtgggagggtggtgaaACGCTTCCTGGTCTCTCTGGTGACCGGAGGGCCAGTCCGAGGTCTCCCAGCCGCAGCAGGCACCCCTGCCCTCTGGCTGCATGGCTGCAGTGCTGCGCCTTCCGCTGCGGGGCCTACTGTGCAGGAACAAGCCTGGGGCTGCATTTCTGCCCCCACCTGCACCCCCGGGTGTCCAGCGCCCCCGGAGTTACAGCCTGCCGCGCTCAGGGCTGTTATTCCGACAGGTgacaggggagagggagggggagatggtgtgagggggagaggggtgagggagggacggCAAGGgatcaggtgagggagggagggagcaaatTGGGACGAGTTAATGTCCTGGGGCATAGGGGGTAGGtcgctccctccccaccgcccctacctccccactgcccttccctctgtgcggcactccctcctcaccatccctccctcggcgccccactccctccacccaccacccctcctgctgcgcggcgctccctccccaccattcctccccctcctcaccacccctccctctcctcaccgccccttcctcacctcccctctccgtcctcccacctcccctccctcagtgccCCCTCCCGCCCCTCAACCTCCTCAGTCCCTCcctcattgcccatccctcagcACCCCACTCCCTCCCAGCACTGCCCCTCACTCCGTGCGGTGCCCCCTCCTCACCGCCCGTCCCTctgcacggcgctccctccccatccctccccctcctcaccaccacTACCTCagtgccccctccccctcctcaacacccctccctctgtcctgGGATGAGGTGGTCAGGTGATGGGTTTGGAGAGGATTTCTGCTCGTTAATCATTCTCCATTATCACTAGGTGCGGTCTCCTGCCGACAGCTCCCAGTCACGTACGTACTCCGGGGTAATCATTAGCCTTCAACGTTCTCTCACTGACCTCGTCTCCCTTTTTTCCCTACATCTCGCCCAGTTGTTTGAAAAAGTTAGCTCGACCTACACCTACCTTCTCGCTGACGCGCAGACCAAGGACGCCATCATTATCGACCCAGTGCTCGAAGAAGTCAGCAGAGACTCCAAGTTAATTCAGGAGCTTGGCTTAAAGCTTCTCTACGCAGGTAAGACTTACAGAGtcgctccctccgcaccatcccgtcacacactcccagggtcagacacagggtgaagctccctctatactGTCTGGTAATTGGCCACCACATTTCCTACACTCCCTAAGAAGTTCATTATGGTCCGCGGGAAGCAGTTTTGGAGGTCTGGATGCTGGGGCCAGGTTGCTGAGGCGAGTACGCTGATCTGCTTGTGTTACACCCAGTCAACACGCACTGCCACGCGGATCACGTGACAGGGAGCGGCCTCCTCAAATCTATCATTCCTGGGTGTCGGAGTGTCATCTCCAAAGACAGTGGGGCCAAGGCGGACATCTGGATCAGCGAGGGAGATACCATCAACTTCGGGAACTTCGTGAGTATTGTGatggagcgccgcactgtgggaggggcagtgaggagggagcgcagcgccgtgaggggtggtggggagggagcgctgtgggaggggtggcgaggagggagcgctgtgggaggggcggtgaggagggagcgctgtgccgtgcgaggggtggtgaggagggagcaccacgCTGTGCgaggggctgtgaggagggagcgctgcgccatgtgaggggtggtgaggaaggagcgCCGTGctatgggaggggcggtgaggagggaggggtcaatttctgtgctctttccaagTGTCCATCCACACTCAGCACCTGAAGGCTCGCTCAACCCCTGGACACACTGACGGGTGCCTCACCTATGTCCTGAACGATGAATCCATGGCCTTCACTGGAGATGCCCTCCTCATCCGAGGGTGTGGGCGGACGGACTTCCAGCAAGGTACTTCCTCCCCGTCACTGTAACCTGCTCCAGCCccggtgtgtgatgggacggtgtagagggagcttcaccctgtgtctgaccccgggagtgtgtgatgggacagtgcggagggagcttcaccctgtgtctgaccccgggagtgtgtgatgggacggtgcggagggagcttcaccctgtgtctgactccgggagtgtgtgatgggacggtgtagagggagcttcaccctgtgtctgaccccaggagtgtgtgacgggacggtgcggagggagcttcaccctgtgtctgaccccgggagtgtgtgacgggacggtgtggagggagcttcaccctgtgtctgaccccgggagtgtgtgatgggacggtgcggagggagcttcaccctggtGTCTATTTTGAAGTTCCCTGTCTCCCTCTGACCTTCCGTTTCGGAATATGTTCTCAGGCTGTTCCAGGACTCTCTACCAGTCAGTCCATGAGAAGATCCTGACTCTGCCCCCACACTGCCTGTTGTACCCCGCGCACGATTACACTGGTAAGCGACTTCCGGCAGGGAGAGGCCGTTCGTCCCCACCGGTTAGGCTAGCCCAGCCcgacccccttcccctctctctttccccccttcccATCTCCACCAACCGCCACTCGACGTGCAGGAATTCTCAGCGGGGACGTCCCACCTTATCCCAAAGGTCTTGTCTCCGGGTTCCAGGGTGGGGGAGaacctcccctctgttccccaacacccaccccaccccccccactgcaCCCCGGGACCCGTTGTGCTCAAGCTCAATGCTGACAAACCCACATTGCCTCGAGGACGCTCCTGACCGCTTGCCAATATGATGGACGTTGCTTCCCAGGCCCAGGAGATCTGTTACTGACCCCAACTGCACAACCGCAGAAACCACAACAAAAGGCCTTTTGCTGTCCTCTTGTACAGtggcagaaattgtccaaggttacaagatgataagaggcataaactgagtagacagtcagagactttttcccagggcgacaatggctaacacgaggggacataattttaaggtgattggaggaaggtataagggggacgtcaggggtaagttttttacacagagagtggtgggtgcgtgggacgcactgccggcagaggtggtgggggcagatacattagggacatttaagagactcatgaatgatagagaaatggggggctatgtgggagggaagggttagatagatcttagagcaggataaaatgtcggcacaacattgtgggctgaagggcctgtactgtgctgtagtgttctatgttctacgttcaagATTTTTGTGGTTCAATACGTTAAACTTCCAGCCAGTATACTTTGCTCACCCCCTTGACTTGATCAAGAGAAACAATGGCCGAGCTGAACTGTGACCAACGGGAGGGTCCACGTTGGCCTAATTAAACACTCCGTCCACGGCCTGATGAAGGCAGTTGACAGAACGTCACACCCTGATGATGCTCCGTAAGCCAGGAACTCCCCccggccacccacttcaattccacacccgGCCCCGGCTACGCCTGCCTCTCTGCCGGCTGCGCAGAACAGTCCGTGTTGCAAGCCTGCACCGGTGatgtcccccacccccccaaccctttcTCCACTGCGTTGGGGCTGCTTCCTGTGCTGCACCCTTGCTGATCTGATCAATGTCAACTTCGCCTCCaacctccaccctgccctcagattcactcggTCCCCTTGtgctcacctaccaccccacgagcctctacACCCAATacgtcattctccgcaacttccaccgcCTCCGACGGGATCCCACCCTccgggcacatcttcccctctccccgctttccgcagggatcgctctctccatggctaccttgtccactcgtccctccccaccaataaccCCGCTGGCACATCCCTACCACTgcactaagtgttacacctgtccctacacctcctccctcaccaccattcagggtcccagaccgTCCTACCaggtgagtctgagggtgtcatttactgcatccggtgctcccggcgcggcctcctctacatcggtgagacccgatgcagattgggtggccgcttcgtcgagcaccttcactccgtctgccgcaacagccaggacctcccagtggccgccCACCTCAGTCCCACATCCCACcctcacactgacatgtctgtccacggcctcctctactgccacctcgaggccagacgcaggttggaggagcaacacctcacgtTCCACCtttggagtctccaacctgatggtctcaacatcgattccctaacttccggtaacccccccctccttttctcccccccacaactcctttgtcttcccttattcctgtggctgccttccctgccttgatgacctgcccatctcctctcctcccccatcctttactccgtggtccactgccctctcccaccagccctttgcctcttctacctatcacctgtttacatcttccctccctcccccacccacctacctccccccccctcacctggactcgcctatcacctgaactcacctgtccgcTGTCtgcttgtgcttctccccctcccccccaccttcttatcccagcttctgctctcttcctctccagtcctgatgaagggtctcggcccgaaacgtcgactgtttatttccctccacggatgctgcctgacctgctgagttcctccagcactttttgtgtgttgctccagattccggcatctgcagaatttcttgtgttcccGAAACAAAAACAGCGTAGATGTTAGATGGCAGTCAGGGATTGGTTTCTGCAACAGACAACTTGTTCCTCCGCGACCCAGTGGTACAatttttccaatctgtgggaatggTACTTGCGTTTTGGAGATCTGTTGTAAGTTCTAAACCTCCGTCAAGAATTACTCCTCACAGTTGAGCACTGCTCACTTAAAAATAACCTGTGTTTAAGcggcttcattagctgggggcccactgctcgaaatagtgattTTTGACAGCTGGATCCCTTCAGAAAGagactaaactaaactaatcaaAGTGTAGGTTGACACAGTATAATCTCTCTATTGTGAGAGTATACTGTTACCTACACTTCAAGGATtagtttattttagtttattcgTAGATACTTAtaccataggacatagaacactagataagatgagatttctttattagtcacatgtacatcgaaacacacagtgaaatgcaccttttgcgtggagtgttctggtgccaacatagcacgcccgcaacctcctaacccatacgtctttggaatgtgggaggaaaccggagcacctggaggaaacccacacagacatacagggagaacgtacaaactccttacagacagcggccggaattgaacccgggtcgctggcgctgtaatagcgttacgctaatcgctacaccaccatgctgccCGTACActacaggtctttcggcccacaatgttgtgccgacattttatcctgctctaagatctatctaacccttccctcccacatagccccctatttttctgtcattcatgtgtctatctaagagtctcttaaatgtccctaatgtatctgcccccacaacctctgccggcagtgcgttccacgcacccaccactccctgtgtaaaaaacttaccccttataccttcctccaatcacctcaaaatgatgtccccttgtgttagccattgttaaaGTCTTGACTGAAGTTTAGGGCTCTTGGAACGGGTACACTCAATACCATTGCACCGAGGTCTCGGAATCGGTATGATCCCTGTATCCCACAACCTTTCCCAGAGATGTGGCCCTCTCTCACGGATCGGAGGGAGCTTTCCGCTGGCAAGGGGGAAATCGGCGACCCTCTTTCGTCTCCAGAGCGTCGGGGAAGGGGCTTAAAACTTGGAGCTGTGTGGGGGGGGCGACGCTGGGGAGTCCTGTCCTGTGGAGGGAGGGGACTaggaggagggttgggggggggtaaTGAAGTGTCCACTGGGGCGGAGGGTGGccgggttgggttgggttggttGGGAGGGCAAGCACCGGAGTGACCCCACCTCCCcattcttcctccccccccataGGACAGACCGTGACCACGGTGGAGGAGGAGCGGAAACACAATCCCCGTCTCACCAAGTCCCAGGACGAGTTCGTCGCTATCATGGACAACCTCAACCTCCCCAGACCCGCTCAGATCGGTGAGCGCCCATCCCGATTCCCAGCCGGATCCACCAtcgcctctcccccctctcccaccacctcaccccccaccactTCCCGGCCAAGCCCGGATCGGAATCCCGTAGGTCCTCCCAGGCCGGATCCTGGGAGAGCAAGGTCGGATCTGGGAAGACGATATCCCAAGATACTCAGCTGGCTTTAGCGAAGACCAGATCCCAGGAGTGAGATCCGAGCTGGGAAGTCAGGATCCCGGGAGAGCGAGCTCGAATCCGGGAAGACGATATCCTGGGATATTTGGCTGGCATTAGGGAAGACCAGATCCCAGGAGAGAGATCCGATCTGGGAAGTCGGGATCCCGGGAGACCGAGCTCAGATTTGGGAAGGCTGAATCCCAGGGAGAGCAAGCTCGGATCCAGAAACTCTGGATCTCTGGAGAGGGGAGCTCGGATTCGGGAAAAAGGGATCCCGGGAGGGGGAGCTCAGATCCAGGAAGGTCAAAGCCACTTCCCTGAGCCCAGTTTTCCAAGGTCAGGGGGTGTCACCGAGCCCGATccgggcctgctgagtttttgttATTCCTGGTGGGAGGGTGAATTGATTGGAGGCCGTTCCTTCCCAGTGGATTTCGTCGCCAGTCAGacattccccacccacccccctgctTCTGTccctggcagagagagagagagagagagagag comes from the Pristis pectinata isolate sPriPec2 chromosome 39, sPriPec2.1.pri, whole genome shotgun sequence genome and includes:
- the ethe1 gene encoding persulfide dioxygenase ETHE1, mitochondrial isoform X2, which translates into the protein MAAVLRLPLRGLLCRNKPGAAFLPPPAPPGVQRPRSYSLPRSGLLFRQLFEKVSSTYTYLLADAQTKDAIIIDPVLEEVSRDSKLIQELGLKLLYAVNTHCHADHVTGSGLLKSIIPGCRSVISKDSGAKADIWISEGDTINFGNFHLKARSTPGHTDGCLTYVLNDESMAFTGDALLIRGCGRTDFQQGQTVTTVEEERKHNPRLTKSQDEFVAIMDNLNLPRPAQIDIAVPANLRCGIQDQPGSSGAS
- the ethe1 gene encoding persulfide dioxygenase ETHE1, mitochondrial isoform X1, which produces MAAVLRLPLRGLLCRNKPGAAFLPPPAPPGVQRPRSYSLPRSGLLFRQLFEKVSSTYTYLLADAQTKDAIIIDPVLEEVSRDSKLIQELGLKLLYAVNTHCHADHVTGSGLLKSIIPGCRSVISKDSGAKADIWISEGDTINFGNFHLKARSTPGHTDGCLTYVLNDESMAFTGDALLIRGCGRTDFQQGCSRTLYQSVHEKILTLPPHCLLYPAHDYTGQTVTTVEEERKHNPRLTKSQDEFVAIMDNLNLPRPAQIDIAVPANLRCGIQDQPGSSGAS